A region from the Triticum urartu cultivar G1812 chromosome 1, Tu2.1, whole genome shotgun sequence genome encodes:
- the LOC125532821 gene encoding replication protein A 70 kDa DNA-binding subunit B-like, translating into MGRVVIITSKIVRKLKEYSLSSTGATKVYIDLDIPETAELHTRYRLEDDIIEETGPEAHLQGTIQEQMLYNRKTLREITEIAYESEKQEKFYTTEATIKSIDTSDEWYYIGCGKCNKKIQKEGNHFYCLKCEKEPEKTCPRYKLKLEICDHTATTTCTMFETEAKKTD; encoded by the exons ATGGGACGTGTTGTCATAATAACATCAAAAATTGTCAGAAAACTGAAAG AGTACTCGCTGTCATCTACAGGTGCAACCAAAGTATATATCGATTTGGATATCCCTGAAACAGCTGAGCTCCATACGAG GTATCGCTTGGAAGATGATATCATAGAGGAAACAGGGCCGGAAGCCCACTTGCAAGGAACAATTCAAGAACAAATGCTCTATAACAGAAAGACACTAAGAGAAATAACTGAAATTGCATATGAATCTGAAAAACAG GAAAAGTTCTATACTACAGAAGCAACCATTAAGTCAATTGATACATCAGATGAGTGGTACTACATAGGATGCGGCAAATGTAATAAAAAAATACAAAAAGAAGGGAATCACTTCTACTGTCTAAAATGTGAGAAAGAACCTGAGAAGACATGTCCAAG GTACAAACTTAAGCTAGAGATATGTGATCATACTGCAACAACAACTTGCACCATGTTTGAGACAGAAGCAAAAAAAACTGATTAA